One region of Anthonomus grandis grandis chromosome 22, icAntGran1.3, whole genome shotgun sequence genomic DNA includes:
- the LOC126749117 gene encoding restin homolog isoform X1, which yields MHNIYPLARGDPLCPLGFHPQVRWPTRCKRCFRDYKEHGGKKREEPSLRRDSSTASTPSLSLNLSDGSIKRNWVSSSNLAAENGKTGNSNSASDQSNPSSWVSTSDLANLQDDMQAVPTVSIKLPPKRKQKPLDTGQRTVSDSFSIIKERTSPMFNKSDSLSDRVRKFQASKTESKRIQVKELKTVSEDTNNHDVHYLIQVQKRTKDDYYDSSSSSDHDDTLSNAGTETTDTTLVGIDSELKEQLDSLKAELETTKTKCDRLEREKSDILLRRLAAMETTTSKTTATEVLKLQQKCNEMQQQLEDCRDERRSLTLRVKELEADLDLRPTVQEAQKIADELRSKLLAAETVCEELMDENEDMKKELRDMEEQLDEMQDNFREDQAVEYTSIKKELDQTTKNCRILSFKLRKAERKVEQLEAEKVEMDKKMNEISGGAGGTLTHLDRIKQLEQDLKVANEVSLRLQKELEESNRKLEESTKTTSKKTKAPPLGVIGKSSSGEGQKVSRASLTRGGSQDDPAQLLRDLQDSLEREADLREQLKFAEEEAENLRKKVSRIEEDNESLVLQLKKMATKARSRKLSPTNQRLTPDSKDSKNQSDDDNLEDLKLQLELSEQEASVLRKKIEESEADNRRLKVKVKDLQDKLITKGTSRKSLPTSDKGDTIDSQKIKILEDETTDLRKKLIEKERDCERLHAELTLNQKRSKSVQKSKSLDLDQQTLDLKRQLQLIEQEASILRSKVQSLESECEKLTAENKKLSLLKSIKGKTSEKSVEKYMDRIAALEVELNESKQVIRELQGMGNGAQSSSKVSQGDFKKFSSRTPKKVSALTSRDQLKTMVSDLEKEISEILMCMKTSENEKIKLEEELKRLKENSETGKALDEIRELYKKFGNVEKYDDEKSKKSKLARNSGEMSLEISKIRDVIEKATIEKNEAKEQLDKVNKEHKKTLKERLDLENKILDLQNKIKIMESDKQEAATLNKKINNLQNSLDEKDSEINNLKKGAAELVKLSNEVSLKDKKITDLESRVEKFETKYTECNKKLKEHSKEFDSKLEKEKQKLKDLEDSLSKMEDEKRKVSYQAETLNTKIKGYENTINQKDKLIKQLEESLAKEREVVSKTNLKIGELEGREISKLKSELSKKNVVVSELESKLEMANKNQQNLQDKIKKSEAASSSAQVDLEKKIKELQIDLQNEKKKVEILKANAEKEHKNREQELIALKTKIKQLEANASGGGVKRELDFKHFQESIEKLENTITKERQKYDDLTAKYEILEEEHVVTKAKLVMEKETLENQFKNLKKDQTQLETELRTLRDTYTSHQDGWIKEKLELEQKVKDLSKINYNGNDIEKQRLKALFEEKQSELEQVKKEYELIHDQMEYMRRENDELKRKLDDYEKVNKVQRNISADSSAMEQEIRQLRIKLNNADKGRKADVGECKMRYEAQLSVVNQEIQSLQNQVLRFKRERDNYKHMLETAQKTMGELKHSPRISRGAGHDEKKQYYDELEESKSKVANLEQQISCMEDELSEARLESSRLKTELISEKSSWEVRLSELHSKVNELEEEKVLNSGRTKIMGLRTRMELAWQKEREEQQRLLQETATLARDLRQTLFEVERERDKERLEAKRKQDQYKKTSEEEQEETKRKLTELQCDLLELRDAHAKLRTTNEKLRREKERFDKERESFRLSRLESRKYEDDSKVERIIEQVDILKQVAPELFFSKDQEAPYTPTPPRRTKSKSRETSPVIGATEPSQEDKQQQIQRIMLRLVNTTEDLRKIQKFNERDIERERIRKMGMRRATSTEAENVGSARYGKTIKKQTSLERQGSLQRKSLSLEHNIQADQNIWRSDDYGDSLSSLQSFDGEADKMVKRDSSLDSRLSGGSTQSDVGDKKKKKSLMGKLKKLTKSRSIDDQDPGTFSEPRNLSSKSSTKNNSNSDVNEEKGSKSNLKERISGIFRRSGSSSRSNSQERRETSSTQRPLIRNGTKVSASSSNAS from the exons ATGCATAACATATATCCCCTGGCCAGAGGAGACCCCTTGTGCCCCCTAGGTTTCCACCCGCAAGTCCGATGGCCTACCAGATGCAAAAGATGCTTCAG GGATTATAAGGAGCATGGGGGTAAGAAGAGGGAGGAGCCGAGTTTGCGACGAGATAGTTCCACAGCATCCACTCCTAgcttatctttaaatttaag TGATGGTAGTATAAAAAGAAATTGGGTATCCAGTTCGAACTTAGCTGCAGAAAATGGTAAGACAGGAAATTCCAACAGTGCCAGTGACCAATCAAATCCGTCTTCCTGGGTTTCGACGTCAGATTTGGCAAATTTGCAGGATGACATGCAGGCAGTACCGACAGTCAGTATTAAGTTGCCGCCTAAGCGGAAACAGAAGCCTTTGGATACTGGACAGAGAACCG TTTCAGATAGTTTCTCGATCATAAAAGAACGAACTTCCCCAATGTTTAATAAATCTGATAGTTTATCAGACAGGGTAAGGAAGTTCCAAGCATCCAAGACAGAAAGCAAAAGGATCCAAGTAAAGGAACTTAAAACAGTATCGGAGGATACCAACAATCACGATGTACATTATCTCATCCAA GTCCAAAAACGTACTAAAGATGACTACTACGACAGTTCATCGAGCTCAGACCATGACGACACCCTTAGTAATGCTGGTACTGAAACAACCGACACCACCTTAGTAGGGATCGACTCAGAACTAAAAGAACAACTAGACAGTCTCAAGGCAGAACTAGAAACCACCAAGACAAAATGCGATCGTTTGGAACGTGAGAAGAGCGACATTTTGCTCCGAAGACTGGCTGCTATGGAAACCACTACGAGCAAAACGACAGCTACAGAGGTGTTGAAGTTGCAGCAGAAATGTAACGAGATGCAGCAGCAGCTGGAGGATTGTAGAGATGAAAGACGTAGTTTGACCCTGAGGGTTAAGGAGCTGGAAGCTGACTTAGATCTTAGGCCGACGGTGCAGGAGGCGCAGAAGATAGCTGATGAGCTAAGGTCAAAATTGCTAGCAGCTGAGACTGTATGTGAGGAGTTAATGGATGAGAATGAAGATATGAAGAAGGAGTTGAGGGATATGGAAGAGCAGCTGGATGAGATGCAAGACAACTTTAGGGAGGACCAGGCAGTGGAGTATACGTCCATTAAAAAGGAGTTGGATCAAACCACTAAGAACTGTCGAATATTATCGTTTAAGCTAAGAAAAGCTGAGAGGAAGGTTGAACAACTGGAAGCTGAAAAGGTTGAAATGGATAAGAAAATGAATGAGATTTCAGGGGGAGCAGGAGGAACCTTAACGCATTTGGATAGGATTAAGCAACTAGAGCAAGACTTAAAAGTAGCCAATGAGGTCTCATTAAGGCTGCAGAAGGAACTGGAAGAAAGCAATAGAAAATTAGAAGAGAGCACCAAGACAACATCGAAAAAAACCAAAGCTCCTCCCTTAGGGGTCATTGGTAAAAGCTCTTCTGGAGAAGGG caAAAAGTATCCAGGGCGAGTCTTACCAGAGGGGGTTCTCAAGATGATCCTGCTCAACTACTACGAGACTTACAAGATTCCTTGGAGCGAGAGGCTGATTTGAGGGAGCAGCTGAAGTTTGCCGAAGAGGAG gCAGAAAACTTACGCAAGAAAGTCTCACGTATAGAAGAGGACAACGAATCATTAGTGCTCCAACTGAAAAAAATGGCTACCAAGGCTAGAA GTCGAAAATTGAGTCCAACCAACCAAAGACTTACGCCAGACTCAAAAGACTCCAAGAACCAGTCGGATGACGATAACCTCGAAGATTTGAAGCTTCAACTGGAGCTGAGCGAGCAAGAAGCTTCAGTGCTGCGAAAGAAAATTGAAGAATCCGAAGCTGACAACAGACGGTTAAAAGTAAAAGTGAAAGACCTTCAGGATAAGTTGATTACCAAAGGCACTAGCAGGAAGTCATTGCCAACAAGTGATAAAGGAGACACCATTGATAGCCAGAAAATCAAG ATACTTGAAGACGAAACCACCGATTTAAGAAAGAAACTGATAGAAAAAGAAAGAGACTGCGAGAGGCTACATGCTGAGTTGACTTTGAATCAGAAACGTTCCAAGAGCGTCCAGAAGTCCAA gTCTTTGGACCTCGATCAGCAAACTCTGGATCTAAAAAGGCAGTTGCAACTGATCGAGCAGGAGGCGTCCATCTTAAGAAGCAAAGTGCAAAGCTTAGAGTCTGAATGCGAGAAACTTACTGCTGAAAACAAGAAGCTCAGCCTGCTGAAGAGTATTAAAGGAAAAACTAGTGAAAAGTCAGTGGAAAAGTATATGGACCGGATAGCAGCTCTTGAGGTTGAACTTAATGAAAGCAAACAAGTTATTAGGGAGCTTCAAGGAATGGGAAACGGGGCACAAAGTAGTAGTAAG GTGAGTCAAGGAGATTTCAAGAAGTTTAGCAGTAGAACTCCAAAGAAAGTGTCAGCACTAACATCTCGAGACCAACTAAAAACCATGGTTAGCGACCTGGAGAAGGAGATAAGTGAGATTCTGATGTGTATGAAGACCAGCGAGAATGAAAAGATAAAACTGGAAGAGGAACTGAAGAGGTTAAAGGAAAATAGTGAAACAGGTAAAGCTTTGGATGAAATAAGAGAGCTGTACAAAAAGTTTGGCAACGTGGAGAAGTATGATGATGAGAAAAGTAAGAAATCAAAACTAGCCAGAAATAGTGGTGAAATGTCTTTGGAGATAAGCAAAATTCGGGATGTTATTGAAAAAGCCACTATTGAGAAAAATGAGGCGAAAGAGCAACTGGATAAGGTGAACAAGGAACACAAGAAGACCCTGAAAGAAAGACTAGAtctggaaaataaaattctagATTTACAAAATAAGATCA aaattatggAGTCCGACAAGCAAGAAGCGgccactttaaataaaaaaattaataatttgcaaAACTCCCTGGACGAAAAAGACAGTGAAATAAATAACCTCAAAAAGGGTGCTGCTGAACTAGTAAAGCTCTCCAATGAGGTGtcattaaaagacaaaaaaataaccGACTTAGAAAGTCGCGTAGAAAAGTTTGAAACTAAATACACTGAATGCAACAAGAAACTCAAAGAGCACAGCAAAGAGTTTGACTCTAAG cTTGAAAAAGAGAAACAGAAACTGAAAGACCTTGAAGATAGCCTGAGCAAGATGGAAGACGAGAAACGGAAAGTCAGTTATCAAGCTGAGACattaaacacaaaaatcaaAGGATACGAAAACACCATCAACCAAAAAGACAAACTAATCAAACAATTGGAAGAAAGTCTGGCCAAGGAGCGAGAGGTGGTCTCCAAAACCAACCTGAAAATAGGCGAACTTGAAGGTAGGGAAATCAGCAAGCTGAAAAGCGAACTGAGCAAGAAGAACGTGGTTGTATCCGAGCTAGAATCGAAGCTAGAGATGGCAAACAAAAACCAGCAGAACTTGcaggataaaattaaaaaatccgaGGCGGCTTCCTCTAGTGCCCAAGTAGACTTAGAAAAGAAGATCAAAGAACTACAGATCGACTTACAAAACGAAAAGAAAAAGGTTGAGATCTTAAAGGCAAACGCTGAGAAGGAACATAAAAATAGGGAGCAAGAACTTATAgcgttaaaaacaaaaattaagcaGCTTGAAGCTAACGCTTCTGGTGGAGGAGTGAAGAGAGAACTGGATTTCAAACACTTCCAAGAGTCTATTGAaa aaCTAGAGAACACTATCACAAAAGAAAGGCAAAAGTACGACGACCTTACTGCTAAGTATGAAATATTGGAGGAGGAACATGTGGTTACCAAAGCAAAACTGGTGATGGAGAAGGAAACATTGGAAAA tcaatttaaaaacttaaaaaaagaccAAACCCAACTAGAAACTGAACTGAGGACCTTAAGAGACACGTACACCAGCCACCAAGACGGTTGGATCAAAGAAAAGCTTGAGTTGGAGCAAAAGGTTAaagatttatcaaaaatcaactATAACGGCAACGACATTGAGAAACAAAGACTGAAAGCGCTCTTCGAGGAGAAACAATCCGAGCTGGAACAGGTTAAGAAGGAGTACGAGCTCATCCACGATCAAATGGAGTATATGAGGCGAGAAAACGACGAGTTAAAAAGGAAACTGGATGATtatgaaaaagttaataaagtcCAGAGGAATATTAGTGCTGACTCCTCCGCTATGGAGCAAGAGATTCGACAGCTAAGGATCAA aTTGAATAATGCAGACAAGGGTCGTAAAGCGGACGTAGGCGAATGCAAGATGCGATATGAAGCCCAACTGAGCGTGGTGAATCAAGAAATCCAATCCCTACAAAACCAGGTGCTACGGTTCAAGCGTGAACGTGACAATTACAAGCATATGTTGGAAACCGCTCAAAAAACCATGGGAGAACTAAAACATTCCCCCAGAATCTCTAGGGGAGCTGGACATGACGAAAAGAAACAGTATTACGATGAG CTAGAGGAATCCAAATCAAAAGTAGCAAACTTGGAGCAGCAAATCAGTTGCATGGAAGACGAACTGTCTGAAGCAAGACTGGAGAGTTCTAGATTAAAAACGGAACTAATATCAGAGAAATCTTCATGGGAAGTCCGATTGTCTGAACTCCATTCGAAAGTGAACGAGCTTGAAGAGGAGAAGGTTCTTAATAGTGGTCGCACGAAGATAATGGGGTTGAGAACAAGGATGGAGCTTGCTTGGCAAAAGGAGCGTGAAGAGCAGCAAAGGTTACTGCAAGAAACCGCTACATTAGCGCGTGATTTGCGGCAAACATTATTTGAAGTGGAACGGGAAAGAGATAAAGAACGTCTCGAAGCCAAGAGGAAGCAGGATCAGTATAAAAAAACATCtgaagaagaacaagaagagaCCAAGCGAAAGCTCACTGAGCTACAGTGTGATCTTCTTGAGCTACGTGACGCTCACGCAAAACTAAGAACAACCAACGAGAAACTCCGAAGAGAAAAAGAACGTTTCGACAAGGAGCGTGAATCATTTAGATTATCAAGACTGGAGAGTCGCAAATACGAAGATGACTCTAAGGTTGAGAGAATAATTGAGCAAGTGGACATCCTGAAGCAAGTTGCCCCCGAATTGTTCTTTTCAAAAGACCAAGAGGCTCCATACACTCCAACTCCTCCAAGGCGTACAAAGTCGAAGTCCAGAGAAACATCGCCCGTCATAGGAGCAACTGAGCCAAGCCAAGAAGACAAGCAACAACAAATACAAAGGATTATGTTAAGGCTGGTTAATACCACCGAGGACCTACGTAAGATTCAAAAGTTCAACGAGCGTGACATAGAAAGAGAACGAATAAGAAAAATGGGCATGCGCAGAGCTACTTCCACTGAAGCAGAGAACGTTGGCAGCGCCAGGTATGGAAAAACAATCAAAAAGCAAACTTCTTTAGAAAGACAAGGCAGTCTGCAAAGGAAGAGTTTATCTCTCGAACACAATATCCAGGCAGACCAAAACATTTGGAGGAGTGATGACTATGGTGACAGTTTGTCAAGTCTACAATCGTTTGATGGTGAGGCTGATAAGATGGTGAAGAGAGACTCCAGCTTGGACAGCAGATTGTCCGGAGGGTCGACGCAAAGTGACGTTGGtgacaagaagaagaagaagtcaCTAATGGGCAAATTGAAGAAACTGACAAAGTCCAGGAGTATAGACGATCAAGATCCGGGAACTTTCTCTGAGCCTAGAAATTTAAGTTCTAAG AGCAGTACAAAAAACAACTCTAACTCAGACGTAAACGAGGAAAAGGGCAGCAAATCAAACTTAAAAGAACGAATAAGTGGCATATTCAGGCGAAGTGGGTCATCTTCCCGAAGCAACAG tcaAGAACGGAGGGAAACGAGTTCAACTCAGAGACCCCTAATACGGAATGGTACCAAAGTAAGCGCAAGCTCGTCCAACGCAAGCTAG